GCGCAGCAGCGTGTCGCCCGCCTGGTGCCCCCAGGCGTCGTTGAAGGCCTTGAAGTGGTCGATGTCCAGGAGCAGCAGCGAGAGCGGCTGCGCGTAGCGGCGGGCGCGGCCGATCTCCGCGACCAGCCCCTCCTGGAAGTGCTTGTGGTTGTAGAGGCCGGTCAGCCCGTCGGTCACCGCCAGCCGCGACTGCTCCCCGTAGAGCCGCGCGTTGTCGACGGCGATCGACACCGTGCCCGCGAAGGTCTGGAGGAAGCGCAGCTCCTCCTGCGTGTACGAGCGCGGGGCGCGGTGGTACAGGGTCATCACGCCGATGCAGCGGCCGCGCACGGACAGCGGCAGGCACAGCAGCGAGCGCAGCCCCATGCGGCTGAGCATCTCGCCCTTGAGGAAGCCGCCGTCGGCCTTCTCGACGTCCTCCACGTGGACGGGCTCGCCCGTGAGCGCCGCCTGCCCCGCCGCGGACGAGCCGACCGGGATCGCGCCGCGCCGGCAGTACTCGGGCGCCAGGCCGCTGTGGGCGACGAGCTCCAGGTTCTTGCCGGCCGCGTCCATCAGGCGCACCGAGGAGGCCGCCGCCTGGAAGAGCTCCCCGGCCAGCCGCAGGACCGTCGCCAGCACGTCGCTGAGCGCAAGCTGCGCCGTCAGGATGCGCGCCGTCTCGTAGAGCGTCGCGGTCTCGGCCATGCGCCGCCCGAGCTGGTCCATCTGCCGCTCGAGCAGCTCGTTCTTGCCGGCGAGGTCGTCGGCGAGATCGCGGTAGAGCTTGCTGGCGCGGATGCGCCGCTCCTCCAGGCCCCGGCGCACCGCGGCGACGATGTCCGAGGGCTCGAAGGGCTTCACGAGGTAGTCGCTGGCGCCCGCCTTCATGATCTCGACCGCGACCCGCTCGCTCCCCTGGCCCGTCACCGCGATGCAGGGCAGATCCGGGTCCACCCCGCGGGCGAGGCGGATCAGCTCCAGGCCGTTCATGTCGGGGAGCTGGAAGTCGATGAGCGCGGCCGACGGCCCGGCCTCGCGCACCGCCGCGAACGCCGCCGCCCCGCTGCGCGCCACGATCGGCTCCCAGCCCGCGTGGCGGACGGTGAGCGCGAGCAACTCGGCGATGTCGACGTCGTCGTCGACGATGAGCACCCGCGCGGGCGTCGGCGCGGAATCCCTGGCGTCCCGGATCGTCATATCTACGAAGTATACCTTGGCGCCGGCGCGAGCACTATCCTCCGGCCCCGCCGGCCTCCCCCCGGGGCCAGCCGTCGGCGCCGACGAGGTCGACGAAGACGCAGCCGCCGAGCTCCTCGCGCAGATCCCCGGCTTCGCGACGGGTCAGCCGCAGCAGGCGCTGCGAGCGGCGGCCGCCGACGGGGACCACCAGCCGGCCACCGGGGGCGAGCTGGGCGGTGAGCGCTTCCGGGACGTGCGGGGCGCCCGCCGTGACGATGATCGCATCGTAGGGGCCGTGGTCCGCCCACCCGAGCGTCCCGTCGCCGTGGCGCAGCACGACGCGGTGGCAGCCGAGCCGGTCGAGCACCTCCCGCGCGCGGCGGTAGAGCGGCGCGATGCACTCCACCGAGAAGACCCGGTCCGCGATCTCGGCCAGGACCGCGGTCTGGTAGCCCGAGCCCGTGCCGATCTCCAGGACCGTCTCCCCGCCGGCAAGCGCGAGCGCCTCCGTCATCGTGGCGACCATGAGCGGCTGCGAGATGGTCTGGCCGTGGCCGATCGGCAGCGCATCGTCCCCATATGCGCGGTCCCGCAACGCCGCGTCGACGAAGAGGTGGCGCGGCACGCGGCCCATCGCCCTCAGCACTTCCGCGTCGCGGATGCCCGCGGCGGAGAGCTGCTCGACCATGCGCCGGCGCGCCAGCGCGTAGATGTCGCTCATGGCTCAGCGGGCGCGGGACCGCGTCCGCGGGAAAGAACTGGTCGGGGCGAGAGGATTTGAACCTCCGACCACCTGAACCCCATTCAGGTACGCTACCAGGCTGCGCTACGCCCCGACTTCAAAACCAACCAACATCCAGGCTCCATGCGCCCGAGCGATGAGCGGCATCAGTCCGCTCAATCGCGAGCGACTACTCTAACATCTTTTCGAGCGCCGCCAAACCCTCGCGCACGCGGCGCATCACCTGCGTGCGGTCGCCGGCGGCGAAACCCAGTTCCATCTGGCGCTCCGCGGGGGCCTGGCGCCCCTCCCCGCTGAGCCACTTCTTCGCGCCGGCGATGGTGAACTTGCGGCGGTGGAGCAGGTCCTTGATCTCCAGCACCGTCTCGACCTCGCGGCGCCGGTAGACGCGCTGGCCGGACTTGTTCTTGCTCGGCCGCAGGAGCCGGAACTCCGATTCCCAGTAGCGCAGCACGTACGGCTTGACCCCGGTGATCTCCGAGACCTCGCCGATGCGGAAGAACATCTTGTCCGGGATGTGCACCGTCGGCACGCTCATCGTCGCCCTTCCCGCCGCCGCTGCGGCGCCCGGCGTCAGGGATTGGCGACCTTGCGCAGGATCTGGGAGGGACGGAAGGTGACGACCCGCCGCCGCGAGATCTCGATCTCCTCGCCGGTCTTCGGGTTGCGCCCCTTGCGGGCCACTTTCCGCCTGACCACGAAGTTGCCGAAGCCGGCGAGCTTGATCTTCTCGCCCCGCTCGAGGTTCTCCTTGATGGTCTCGAGCACCACCTCGACGATGTGCGCGGTCTCCTTCTTGGAGAGCCCGATCTTCTCGTACAGGGCGCTGACGATGTCGGCCTTGGTCATGCAGTCTGCTCCTTGTCGAAACCTTGTGCTACCCCGGGATCGGTCGCGATTTTCCCCGGTGCGGCGCCAGAAGTCAAGACGCCACCTAGGCTTTCTTCTCCTCCTCGGCGGTCTTGTGCGCCGCGATGATCTTCTCCGCGATCTGAGCCGGGACCTCCTCGTAGTGGTCCAGATCCATGGTGAACTGGCCGCGCCCGCCGGTCATCGAGGTCAGGTCGGTCGCGTAGCGCAGCAGTTCGGCGAGCGGCGCCTTCGCGGTCACGTGCTGGCGCCCGCCGCCGCCGTCGACGCCTGCGATGCGGCCGCGCCGCGAGTTGAGATCGCCGATGACATCGCCGACGAACTCCTCCGGGATCGTGATCTCCAGGCTCATGATCGGCTCGAGCAGCTTCGGCCCCGCCCCCTGGACGGCGAGCTTGAAGGCCTCGCGCCCGGCAGCCTGGAAGGCCACGTCCTTGGAGTCGACCGGGTGCTCCTTGCCGTCGGTGATCGCGACCTTGACGTCGACGACCGGGTAGCCGGCGATGGCCCCGTGCTCGAGCACCGAGCGCACGCCCTTCTCGATCGAGGGCTGGAAGGAGGAGGAGATCGCGCCGCCGAAGACCTCCCACGCGTACTCGAAGCCGCTGCCCCGCTGGAGCGGCTCGACGCGCATGTGGACCTCCGCGAACTGCCCGGCGCCGCCGGTCTGCTTCTTGTGGCGGTACATCGCCTCGTTCTTCTTGCTGATCGTCTCGCGGTACGGGACCTTCGGCTCCTTGAGCACGACCTCGACGCCGAGCCGCTTCATGCGCTCGACGACGATCTCGATGTGCTGCTGGCCCATCGCCGAGATCAGCATCTCCTTGGTCTGGGGGTCGCGGGAGATGCGGATCAGCGCGTCGGCCTC
This region of bacterium genomic DNA includes:
- a CDS encoding diguanylate cyclase, with the protein product MTIRDARDSAPTPARVLIVDDDVDIAELLALTVRHAGWEPIVARSGAAAFAAVREAGPSAALIDFQLPDMNGLELIRLARGVDPDLPCIAVTGQGSERVAVEIMKAGASDYLVKPFEPSDIVAAVRRGLEERRIRASKLYRDLADDLAGKNELLERQMDQLGRRMAETATLYETARILTAQLALSDVLATVLRLAGELFQAAASSVRLMDAAGKNLELVAHSGLAPEYCRRGAIPVGSSAAGQAALTGEPVHVEDVEKADGGFLKGEMLSRMGLRSLLCLPLSVRGRCIGVMTLYHRAPRSYTQEELRFLQTFAGTVSIAVDNARLYGEQSRLAVTDGLTGLYNHKHFQEGLVAEIGRARRYAQPLSLLLLDIDHFKAFNDAWGHQAGDTLLRELAGMFQAAARQHDLVARYGGEEFAFLLPQTDKRQALALAKRLCRAVERRRCAGEEVLPGGRLTVSLGVASYPEDVMQPQDLVGAADQALYRAKHLGRNQVQAWVPQH
- a CDS encoding protein-L-isoaspartate(D-aspartate) O-methyltransferase: MSDIYALARRRMVEQLSAAGIRDAEVLRAMGRVPRHLFVDAALRDRAYGDDALPIGHGQTISQPLMVATMTEALALAGGETVLEIGTGSGYQTAVLAEIADRVFSVECIAPLYRRAREVLDRLGCHRVVLRHGDGTLGWADHGPYDAIIVTAGAPHVPEALTAQLAPGGRLVVPVGGRRSQRLLRLTRREAGDLREELGGCVFVDLVGADGWPRGEAGGAGG
- a CDS encoding MerR family transcriptional regulator; its protein translation is MSVPTVHIPDKMFFRIGEVSEITGVKPYVLRYWESEFRLLRPSKNKSGQRVYRRREVETVLEIKDLLHRRKFTIAGAKKWLSGEGRQAPAERQMELGFAAGDRTQVMRRVREGLAALEKMLE
- a CDS encoding integration host factor subunit alpha, with product MTKADIVSALYEKIGLSKKETAHIVEVVLETIKENLERGEKIKLAGFGNFVVRRKVARKGRNPKTGEEIEISRRRVVTFRPSQILRKVANP